The proteins below come from a single Plantactinospora sp. KBS50 genomic window:
- a CDS encoding aroma-sacti cluster domain-containing protein, producing MAAVSFDAITALSDAGQPVELLTVRQREALATLTEQEVAVLVDVQRRLHDASPDVEGQELKLL from the coding sequence GTGGCTGCAGTGTCCTTCGACGCCATCACGGCCCTGAGCGATGCCGGCCAGCCGGTCGAGCTGCTGACCGTGCGTCAGCGTGAGGCCCTGGCCACGCTGACCGAACAGGAGGTGGCGGTGCTGGTCGACGTCCAGCGGCGGCTGCACGACGCGTCACCGGACGTGGAAGGGCAGGAGCTGAAGCTCCTGTGA
- a CDS encoding response regulator transcription factor: protein MTQVAPPDMSETDLSLIAMLARGYTTDSAARELHLSRHTVGERISLLLERTGCRNRAELVAYCYVHGFLSTRMWPPCRCRCAVHASRGKRCPPRRDDPICESTTP from the coding sequence ATGACCCAGGTCGCGCCGCCGGACATGTCCGAGACCGACCTGTCGCTGATCGCCATGCTGGCCCGCGGCTACACCACCGACTCCGCCGCCCGGGAACTGCACCTGAGCCGGCACACCGTCGGCGAGCGGATCAGCCTGCTGCTGGAGCGGACCGGCTGCAGGAACCGCGCGGAGCTGGTCGCGTACTGCTACGTGCACGGCTTCCTCTCCACCCGGATGTGGCCGCCGTGCCGCTGCCGGTGTGCGGTGCACGCCAGCCGCGGCAAGCGGTGCCCACCACGACGAGACGATCCGATCTGCGAGTCCACAACGCCTTGA
- a CDS encoding ATP-binding cassette domain-containing protein has translation MGYIDVAGVGYVLPDGRELLADVSFRVGEGANVALVGPNGAGKTTLLRMIAGDLPVRTGAVARSGGLGVMRQFIGMIGDETTLRDLALSLAEPALRAAGERLAAAEGALHAAELRGKYSSAAGKAQLRYADALSAWGEAGGYDAEVLFDTVATIVLDLTWDACRDRPVRTLSGGQQKRFALELLLRGADEVLLLDEPDNFLDVPGKRWLERRLRETTKSVLYVSHDRELLAQTSDRVVAVEGGGAWIHPGSFATWHEARVARHERLDEQRRRWDEEHQKLRELMLMYKQKAAYNSDMASRYQSAQTRLRRFEEAGPPPVPPKDQDIRIRLRGGRTGKRAVVCEQLELDGLTYPFDLELWYGDRLAVLGANGTGKSHFLRLLARGGTDPDPANAPVDAGAALAPVAHDGVARLGARVRPGHFSQTHDRPELVDRTLVEILWRGDEHRAGMDRHAAMAALSRYELAGQGDQRFGSLSGGQQARFLVLLLELSGATLLLLDEPTDNLDLASAEALEAGLAAFEGTVIAVTHDRWFTRSFDRFLLVAGDGEVKETAEPVWDVG, from the coding sequence GTGGGTTACATCGACGTCGCCGGGGTCGGGTACGTGCTGCCGGACGGCCGGGAACTGCTTGCCGACGTGTCGTTCCGGGTGGGCGAGGGCGCCAATGTCGCGCTCGTCGGGCCGAACGGGGCCGGCAAGACCACCCTGCTGCGGATGATCGCCGGCGACCTGCCGGTGCGCACCGGGGCCGTCGCCCGATCCGGTGGGCTCGGCGTGATGCGGCAGTTCATCGGCATGATCGGCGACGAGACCACGCTGCGCGACCTGGCGCTCTCGCTCGCCGAGCCGGCGCTGCGGGCCGCCGGGGAGCGGCTCGCCGCCGCCGAAGGGGCGCTGCACGCCGCCGAGCTGCGCGGCAAGTACAGCTCCGCGGCCGGCAAGGCCCAGCTCCGGTACGCGGACGCGCTGTCCGCGTGGGGCGAGGCCGGCGGGTACGACGCCGAGGTGCTGTTCGACACGGTCGCCACGATCGTGCTCGACCTGACCTGGGACGCCTGCCGGGACCGTCCGGTGCGTACCCTCTCCGGCGGCCAGCAGAAACGGTTCGCCCTCGAACTGCTGCTGCGCGGCGCCGACGAGGTGCTGTTGCTGGACGAACCGGACAACTTCCTCGACGTACCGGGGAAACGCTGGCTGGAGCGGCGGCTGCGCGAGACGACCAAGTCGGTGCTGTACGTCTCGCACGACCGGGAGCTGCTGGCCCAGACCAGCGACCGGGTGGTGGCCGTGGAGGGTGGCGGCGCGTGGATCCACCCGGGCAGCTTCGCCACCTGGCACGAGGCGCGGGTGGCCCGGCACGAGCGGCTGGACGAGCAGCGCCGGCGCTGGGACGAGGAGCACCAGAAGCTGCGCGAGTTGATGCTGATGTACAAGCAGAAGGCGGCGTACAACTCGGACATGGCCTCGCGGTACCAGTCGGCGCAGACCCGGTTGCGCCGGTTCGAGGAGGCCGGGCCGCCGCCCGTGCCGCCGAAGGACCAGGACATCCGGATCCGCCTGCGCGGCGGACGGACCGGCAAGCGCGCGGTGGTCTGCGAGCAGCTCGAACTGGACGGCCTGACGTACCCGTTCGACCTGGAACTCTGGTACGGCGACCGGCTGGCGGTGCTGGGCGCCAACGGCACCGGCAAGTCGCACTTCCTGCGGCTGTTGGCCCGCGGCGGCACCGACCCGGACCCGGCGAACGCGCCGGTGGACGCCGGGGCCGCGCTGGCGCCGGTGGCGCACGACGGGGTGGCGCGGCTCGGCGCCCGGGTCCGGCCCGGCCACTTCTCGCAGACCCACGACCGGCCGGAACTGGTGGACCGGACGCTTGTCGAGATCCTCTGGCGGGGTGACGAGCACCGGGCCGGGATGGACCGGCACGCCGCCATGGCCGCGCTGTCCCGGTACGAGCTGGCCGGCCAGGGCGACCAGCGGTTCGGTTCGCTCTCCGGCGGCCAGCAGGCACGCTTCCTGGTGCTGCTGCTGGAGCTGTCCGGGGCCACCCTGCTGCTGCTCGACGAGCCGACCGACAACCTCGACCTGGCCTCGGCCGAGGCGCTGGAGGCCGGGCTGGCCGCGTTCGAGGGCACGGTGATCGCGGTGACCCACGACCGGTGGTTCACCCGCTCGTTCGACCGGTTCCTGCTGGTGGCCGGGGACGGTGAGGTGAAGGAGACCGCCGAACCGGTGTGGGACGTCGGCTGA
- a CDS encoding aldo/keto reductase — MTYRRLGDSGLVVSAVGIGCNNFGRKLDTDGTRAVVDAALDAGINFFDTADIYGEPHGASEEQLGAALRGRRDDVVVATKFGMDMSGMNGPDHDARGARRYVVRAVEASLRRLGTDHIDLYQLHQPDPGTPIEETLSALDDLVRAGKVRYLGNSNFAGWQIADADWAARSGGYTPFISAQNHYSLLERGVEAEVVPACERFGLGLLPFFPLANGLLTGKYQRGEAPPEGSRLSGGGRYAERFAAAPWDTIEAIRKYAVERGVSMLHVAIGGLAAQPAVTSVIAGATTPEQVRANAAAGSWQPTDGDLAALRDIL, encoded by the coding sequence ATGACCTATCGCCGGTTGGGCGACTCCGGACTCGTGGTCTCCGCGGTCGGCATCGGCTGCAACAACTTCGGCCGCAAGCTCGACACGGACGGCACCCGGGCCGTGGTGGACGCCGCGCTGGACGCCGGGATCAACTTCTTCGACACCGCGGACATCTACGGCGAACCGCACGGGGCGTCCGAGGAACAGCTCGGCGCGGCGCTGCGCGGCCGGCGCGACGACGTGGTGGTGGCCACCAAGTTCGGCATGGACATGTCCGGGATGAACGGGCCGGACCACGACGCCCGGGGCGCCCGCCGGTATGTCGTGCGGGCCGTGGAGGCGTCGCTGCGCCGGCTCGGCACCGATCACATCGACCTCTACCAGCTGCACCAGCCGGACCCGGGTACGCCGATCGAGGAGACGCTCTCCGCGCTCGACGACCTGGTCCGCGCCGGCAAGGTGCGCTACCTCGGCAACTCCAACTTCGCCGGCTGGCAGATCGCCGACGCCGACTGGGCGGCCCGGTCCGGCGGGTACACCCCGTTCATCAGCGCGCAGAACCACTACAGCCTGCTGGAGCGCGGGGTCGAGGCCGAGGTGGTGCCGGCCTGCGAGCGTTTCGGGCTCGGCCTGCTGCCGTTCTTCCCGCTCGCGAACGGGCTGCTGACCGGCAAGTACCAGCGTGGCGAGGCTCCGCCGGAGGGCAGCCGGCTCTCCGGCGGCGGCCGGTACGCCGAGCGGTTCGCCGCCGCGCCGTGGGACACGATCGAGGCCATCCGCAAGTACGCCGTCGAGCGCGGCGTCTCGATGCTGCACGTGGCCATCGGCGGGCTCGCCGCCCAGCCGGCCGTGACCTCGGTGATCGCCGGTGCGACCACGCCCGAGCAGGTCCGCGCGAACGCCGCCGCCGGCAGCTGGCAGCCCACCGACGGGGACCTGGCGGCACTGCGCGACATCCTCTAA
- a CDS encoding thiamine phosphate synthase: MPALARLHLITDTRPGRDPVAVARAALAVAGPRVAVQVRVEDETSDRDAYDLALRLVDECAAVGACCLVNDRLHVALAAGAAGGHVGALDLPVAAARRVLGPAAVLGATAREPGSARAAVEAGATYLGVGPCYPTSTKDGLPDPIGPPGVRAVAAALDVPLIAIGGVTAARVPELVAAGAYGVAVVGALSGAADPGRATSELLRGLPR; this comes from the coding sequence ATGCCAGCCCTGGCACGACTGCATCTGATCACCGACACCCGACCGGGCCGTGACCCGGTCGCCGTGGCGCGGGCCGCGCTCGCCGTGGCCGGGCCGCGGGTGGCCGTCCAGGTCCGGGTCGAGGACGAGACCAGCGACCGGGACGCGTACGACCTGGCGCTCCGGCTGGTCGACGAGTGCGCGGCGGTCGGCGCGTGTTGCCTGGTGAACGACCGGCTGCACGTCGCGCTCGCGGCCGGGGCCGCGGGCGGACACGTCGGCGCCCTGGATCTGCCGGTGGCGGCCGCCCGCCGGGTGCTCGGCCCGGCCGCCGTGCTCGGCGCCACGGCCCGGGAGCCCGGGTCCGCCCGCGCGGCCGTCGAGGCGGGTGCCACGTACCTCGGCGTCGGGCCGTGCTATCCGACCTCGACCAAGGACGGCCTGCCGGACCCGATCGGCCCGCCTGGGGTGCGGGCGGTGGCCGCGGCGCTGGACGTACCGCTGATCGCGATCGGCGGGGTGACCGCGGCCCGGGTGCCCGAACTGGTGGCGGCCGGGGCGTACGGCGTCGCCGTGGTGGGTGCGCTCAGCGGTGCGGCCGATCCGGGGCGGGCCACCAGCGAACTGCTGCGCGGGCTGCCGCGATGA
- the thiO gene encoding glycine oxidase ThiO, translating to MLSVVGGGPIGLAIAWRSALRGRTVTVYDPEPGSGASAVAAGMLSPVSEAAFGERELTPLLLDSAARWPAFAAELAVATGRDLGHRTEGTLIVALTADDAAEARRLWTYQRDLGLPLEPLLPGQLREREPALNPRVRAGAYAPGDHQVDPRRLVPALLDAALGAGVTLVRRPVARLADLPAGPVVVAAGTGTAALTGLPIRPVKGQVLRLRAPGGAGPAIRHVLRGHADGRSVYLVPRTDGEVVVGATVEERVDRTVTAGAVLDLLRAATELVPELAEYELVEARAELRPGTPDNLPVLGPLPTPAGGRHGVAVAGGHGHVPVAGGHGHVPVAGGHGHVLVAGGHYRHGIVLTPVTADLIADALTGQGPPDALAAFRPDRFSVPTHRPEPARPAAEGANSWR from the coding sequence ATGCTCTCCGTCGTGGGCGGCGGGCCGATCGGGCTGGCGATCGCCTGGCGGAGCGCGCTCCGCGGCAGGACCGTCACGGTGTACGACCCGGAGCCCGGCTCCGGTGCCTCGGCGGTGGCCGCCGGGATGTTGTCCCCGGTGAGCGAGGCGGCCTTCGGCGAGCGGGAGCTGACGCCGCTGCTGCTGGACTCCGCGGCCCGGTGGCCGGCGTTCGCCGCCGAACTGGCCGTAGCCACCGGTCGGGACCTCGGCCACCGCACCGAGGGCACCCTGATCGTGGCGCTGACCGCCGACGACGCCGCCGAGGCCCGGCGGCTGTGGACGTACCAGCGGGACCTTGGACTGCCGCTGGAGCCGCTGCTGCCCGGCCAGCTCCGCGAGCGCGAACCGGCGCTCAACCCGCGGGTCCGCGCCGGGGCGTACGCGCCGGGTGACCATCAGGTCGACCCGCGCCGGCTGGTGCCGGCGCTGCTGGACGCGGCTCTCGGCGCGGGGGTCACCCTCGTCCGCCGCCCGGTGGCCCGGCTGGCCGACCTGCCCGCCGGGCCCGTGGTGGTCGCCGCCGGCACCGGTACGGCGGCGCTCACCGGCCTGCCGATCCGGCCGGTGAAGGGGCAGGTGCTCCGGCTGCGGGCACCCGGTGGTGCCGGTCCGGCGATCCGGCACGTGCTGCGCGGGCACGCCGACGGCCGGTCGGTCTATCTGGTGCCCCGGACCGACGGCGAGGTGGTGGTGGGCGCCACCGTCGAGGAACGGGTCGACCGGACGGTGACCGCTGGCGCGGTCCTCGACCTGCTCCGGGCGGCCACCGAACTGGTCCCGGAACTCGCCGAGTACGAACTGGTCGAGGCCCGCGCCGAGCTGCGCCCGGGCACCCCGGACAACCTGCCGGTGCTCGGCCCACTGCCCACCCCGGCCGGCGGCCGGCACGGCGTCGCGGTGGCCGGCGGCCACGGGCACGTTCCGGTGGCCGGCGGGCACGGGCACGTTCCGGTGGCCGGCGGGCACGGGCACGTTCTGGTGGCCGGCGGCCACTACCGGCACGGGATCGTGCTCACCCCGGTGACCGCCGACCTGATCGCCGACGCGCTGACCGGCCAGGGGCCGCCGGACGCGCTGGCGGCGTTCCGGCCCGACCGGTTCAGCGTCCCGACCCACCGGCCCGAGCCGGCCCGACCCGCTGCGGAGGGAGCGAACTCATGGAGGTGA
- the thiS gene encoding sulfur carrier protein ThiS gives MEVTVNGASRTLPPATTLADLVSSITEMSRGIAVAVNGAVVPRPGWPDTTLRPGDQVEVLTAAQGG, from the coding sequence ATGGAGGTGACCGTCAACGGTGCGTCCCGGACCCTGCCGCCCGCGACCACGCTGGCCGATCTCGTCTCCTCGATCACCGAAATGTCCCGGGGAATCGCGGTCGCCGTGAACGGCGCGGTGGTGCCCCGGCCCGGCTGGCCCGACACCACCCTGCGACCGGGTGACCAGGTCGAGGTGCTGACCGCGGCGCAGGGGGGCTGA
- a CDS encoding thiazole synthase yields the protein MDDLVIAGQRFGSRLILGTGGASSLDLLERAIRASGTELVTVALRRIDTAAALGGGLLDLLASCDVRLLPNTAGCRTAVEAVKVAHLAREAFDTSWVKLEVIGDERTLLPDGAELLAAAERLVADGFTVLPYTNDDPVLARRLADLGCAAVMPAGAPIGSGLGIGNPHHIRLIRQSVDLPVILDAGIGTASDAALAMELGCDGVLLASAVTRSAEPERMATAMRHAVTAGRLAAGAGRIPRRYHALASTPDDGRPEL from the coding sequence ATGGACGATCTGGTCATCGCCGGGCAGCGGTTCGGCTCCCGGCTCATCCTCGGCACCGGCGGCGCCAGCAGCCTCGACCTGCTGGAACGGGCCATCCGGGCGTCCGGCACCGAGCTGGTCACGGTCGCCCTGCGCCGGATCGACACGGCCGCCGCCCTCGGCGGCGGCCTGCTGGACCTGCTGGCCTCCTGCGACGTACGGCTGCTGCCGAACACGGCCGGCTGCCGTACCGCCGTCGAGGCCGTGAAGGTCGCCCACCTGGCCCGGGAGGCGTTCGACACCTCGTGGGTGAAGCTGGAGGTGATCGGCGACGAGCGGACGCTGCTGCCCGACGGCGCCGAACTGCTGGCCGCCGCCGAGCGGTTGGTCGCGGACGGTTTCACCGTGCTGCCGTACACCAACGACGACCCGGTGCTGGCCCGGCGGCTGGCCGACCTCGGCTGCGCGGCAGTGATGCCGGCCGGCGCGCCGATCGGCTCCGGCCTCGGCATCGGCAACCCCCACCACATCCGGCTGATCCGGCAGAGCGTGGACCTGCCGGTGATCCTGGACGCCGGCATCGGCACCGCCTCCGACGCGGCGCTGGCCATGGAACTGGGCTGCGACGGGGTGCTGCTGGCCAGCGCGGTCACCCGGTCCGCCGAGCCGGAACGGATGGCGACGGCGATGCGGCACGCGGTCACCGCCGGCCGGTTGGCCGCCGGCGCCGGCCGGATCCCGCGCCGGTACCACGCGCTCGCCTCCACCCCGGACGACGGGCGGCCCGAGCTGTGA
- a CDS encoding thiamine phosphate synthase — MLVLTDRRLARRPLPEVVQAAVTGGARHVVLRERDLPRAQRYALAQRLRRILAAVDGTLLVSGPDPLDGDAVHLAAAGPYPPPRLALVGRSCHDAAELSRLSTEDYATLSPVFPTRTKPGYGPPLETAGLAELIRHSRVPVVALGGVETPDQVRACVAAGAAGVAVLGAVMRSTDPATTVATLLAAEEDG, encoded by the coding sequence CTGCTGGTGCTCACCGACCGCCGGCTGGCCCGGCGACCGCTGCCCGAGGTGGTCCAGGCCGCCGTGACCGGTGGCGCCCGGCACGTCGTACTGCGCGAGCGGGACCTGCCCCGGGCGCAGCGGTACGCGCTGGCGCAGCGGCTGCGCCGGATCCTCGCGGCCGTGGACGGCACCCTGCTGGTGTCCGGACCCGACCCGCTGGACGGCGACGCCGTGCACCTCGCGGCGGCCGGCCCGTACCCGCCGCCCCGGTTGGCCCTGGTGGGCCGCTCCTGCCACGACGCGGCCGAGCTGTCCCGCCTCTCCACGGAGGACTACGCGACGCTGTCGCCGGTCTTCCCGACCCGGACCAAGCCCGGCTACGGCCCGCCGCTGGAAACCGCCGGCCTCGCCGAGCTGATCCGGCACAGCCGGGTGCCCGTCGTCGCGCTGGGTGGCGTCGAAACCCCCGACCAGGTACGCGCCTGCGTCGCCGCCGGAGCGGCCGGCGTGGCGGTGCTGGGTGCGGTCATGCGCTCCACCGACCCGGCCACCACCGTCGCCACCCTGCTCGCCGCGGAGGAGGACGGATGA
- the thiD gene encoding bifunctional hydroxymethylpyrimidine kinase/phosphomethylpyrimidine kinase, whose translation MTPTTVLTVAGSDSGAGAGIQADLKTFAALGAYGTSVVTAVTAQNTREVTAVHAVPAGVVADQLEAVLSDFRVRAVKTGMLGDEEIAEVLATRARAGRLPNLVVDPVLVATTGARLGAVETVRRLLPYAFVVTPNRAEAEALVGAPVRTPEQMLAAARELAAGGPAAVVVTGGDPAGADPASDRPAGGDRAGGGRAGGAEPAVDALWHAGRATLLRGPRVATRNTHGTGCSFSAALATRLAAGDDVPAAVGFAKQYVARAIGGARSWELGGGHGPLDHFGWSR comes from the coding sequence ATGACGCCGACCACCGTCCTCACCGTCGCCGGCTCCGACTCGGGCGCCGGCGCCGGAATCCAGGCCGATCTGAAGACCTTCGCCGCGCTGGGCGCGTACGGCACCTCGGTGGTCACGGCGGTGACCGCGCAGAACACCCGCGAGGTGACCGCGGTGCACGCCGTACCGGCCGGGGTGGTGGCCGACCAGTTGGAGGCGGTGCTGTCCGACTTCCGGGTCCGGGCGGTGAAGACCGGCATGCTCGGCGACGAGGAGATCGCCGAGGTGCTGGCGACCCGCGCCCGGGCCGGACGCCTGCCGAACCTGGTGGTCGACCCGGTGCTGGTCGCCACCACGGGCGCCCGGCTCGGTGCCGTCGAGACGGTGCGGCGGCTGCTGCCGTACGCCTTTGTGGTGACGCCGAACCGCGCGGAGGCCGAGGCGTTGGTGGGCGCTCCGGTGCGGACGCCCGAGCAGATGCTGGCCGCGGCCCGCGAGCTGGCGGCCGGCGGCCCGGCCGCGGTGGTGGTCACCGGCGGCGACCCGGCCGGTGCCGACCCGGCGAGCGACCGTCCGGCCGGCGGCGACCGTGCCGGCGGTGGCCGTGCCGGCGGTGCCGAGCCGGCCGTCGACGCGTTGTGGCACGCCGGCCGGGCCACGCTGCTGCGCGGTCCGCGGGTCGCCACCCGCAACACCCACGGCACGGGGTGCTCGTTCTCCGCCGCCCTCGCCACCCGGCTCGCGGCCGGGGACGACGTACCGGCGGCGGTGGGCTTCGCAAAGCAGTACGTCGCCCGCGCGATCGGTGGTGCCCGGTCGTGGGAGCTGGGCGGCGGTCATGGCCCGCTGGACCACTTCGGATGGTCCCGGTGA
- the thiC gene encoding phosphomethylpyrimidine synthase ThiC, which yields MEARRKIYVQGPQPDVRVPFAEVALGGDEPPVRLYDTSGPGSDPEVGLPPLRGPWIAERGDVAPVRGAGSPLGGDRPTQLEYARAGVVTPEMRFAAIREGVPAEVVRDEIAAGRAVLPANVNHPESEPMVIGRRFLVKVNANIGTSAVSSSIAEEVEKLTWATRWGADTVMDLSTGKRIAETREAIVRNSPVPIGTVPIYEALEKVGGDPVQLSWEVFRDTVIEQAEQGVDYMTVHAGVLLRYVPLAVNRVTGIVSRGGSIMAAWCLAHHEENFLYTNFAELSEILARYDVTFSLGDGLRPGSIADANDEAQFAELRTLGELTKVAWERGAQVMIEGPGHVPMHKIKENVDLQQEVCHEAPFYTLGPLTTDIAPAYDHITSAIGAAMIGMYGTAMLCYVTPKEHLGLPDRDDVKAGVIAYKIAAHAADLAKGHPGAQAWDDALSKARFEFRWEDQFNLSLDPETARAYHDATLPAAPAKTAHFCSMCGPKFCSMKITQDLRAYADRGMQEKSEEFVAAGSRVYLPQA from the coding sequence ATGGAGGCTCGCCGGAAGATCTACGTGCAGGGTCCGCAGCCCGATGTGCGGGTGCCGTTCGCCGAGGTGGCGCTCGGCGGCGACGAACCACCGGTCCGGCTGTACGACACCTCCGGGCCGGGATCCGATCCGGAGGTCGGGCTGCCGCCGTTGCGCGGTCCGTGGATCGCCGAACGCGGCGACGTGGCGCCGGTGCGCGGCGCCGGCAGCCCGTTGGGGGGTGACCGGCCCACCCAGCTCGAATATGCCCGGGCCGGCGTGGTGACCCCGGAGATGCGGTTCGCCGCGATCCGCGAGGGGGTGCCGGCCGAGGTCGTGCGGGACGAGATCGCCGCCGGCCGGGCCGTGTTGCCGGCCAACGTCAACCATCCGGAGTCCGAGCCGATGGTGATCGGCCGGCGGTTCCTGGTGAAGGTCAACGCGAACATCGGCACCTCGGCCGTGTCGTCGTCGATCGCCGAGGAGGTGGAGAAGCTCACCTGGGCGACCCGGTGGGGTGCGGACACCGTGATGGACCTGTCCACCGGCAAGCGGATCGCCGAGACCCGCGAGGCCATCGTGCGCAACTCGCCGGTGCCGATCGGGACGGTGCCGATCTACGAGGCGCTGGAGAAGGTGGGCGGCGATCCGGTGCAGCTGTCCTGGGAGGTGTTCCGGGACACCGTGATCGAGCAGGCCGAGCAGGGCGTCGACTACATGACGGTGCATGCCGGGGTGCTGCTGCGGTACGTCCCGCTGGCGGTGAACCGGGTGACCGGGATCGTCTCCCGGGGTGGCTCGATCATGGCGGCCTGGTGCCTGGCGCACCACGAGGAGAACTTCCTCTACACCAACTTCGCCGAGCTGTCCGAGATCCTGGCCCGGTACGACGTCACCTTCTCCCTCGGCGACGGCCTGCGCCCCGGCTCGATCGCCGACGCCAACGACGAGGCGCAGTTCGCCGAGCTGCGTACCCTCGGCGAGCTGACGAAGGTGGCCTGGGAGCGCGGGGCGCAGGTCATGATCGAGGGTCCGGGGCACGTGCCCATGCACAAGATCAAGGAGAACGTGGACCTCCAGCAGGAGGTGTGCCACGAGGCGCCGTTCTACACCCTGGGGCCGCTCACCACCGACATCGCGCCCGCGTACGACCACATCACCTCGGCCATCGGCGCCGCGATGATCGGGATGTACGGGACGGCCATGCTCTGCTACGTCACCCCGAAGGAGCACCTGGGGCTGCCGGACCGGGACGACGTGAAGGCCGGGGTGATCGCGTACAAGATCGCCGCGCACGCCGCCGACCTGGCGAAGGGCCATCCGGGCGCGCAGGCCTGGGACGACGCGCTGTCCAAGGCACGTTTCGAGTTCCGCTGGGAGGACCAGTTCAACCTGTCGCTGGATCCCGAGACGGCTCGGGCGTACCACGACGCGACGCTTCCGGCGGCGCCGGCCAAGACCGCGCACTTCTGCTCGATGTGCGGCCCGAAGTTCTGCTCCATGAAGATCACCCAGGACCTTCGGGCGTACGCCGACCGGGGCATGCAGGAGAAGTCCGAGGAGTTCGTGGCGGCCGGGAGCCGGGTCTACCTGCCGCAGGCGTGA
- a CDS encoding roadblock/LC7 domain-containing protein: MNRPPAMQDMGWLLSNFADSVAGIAHVVAVSADGLLLAQSRDLPSDRADQLAAITSGVVSLTDGAARMFSAGGVLQTVIEMDSGYLFLMSISDGSSMAVLAARSCDVGQVGYEMALLVERVGAALSPRPRENSHS; encoded by the coding sequence ATGAACAGGCCACCTGCGATGCAGGACATGGGTTGGCTGCTGAGCAACTTCGCCGACAGCGTGGCGGGCATCGCGCACGTGGTGGCGGTGTCGGCGGACGGCCTGCTGCTCGCGCAGTCCCGGGACCTTCCCTCGGACCGGGCCGACCAGCTCGCGGCGATCACCTCGGGAGTGGTCAGCCTGACCGACGGTGCGGCCCGGATGTTCAGCGCCGGCGGGGTTCTCCAGACCGTTATCGAGATGGACAGCGGATACCTGTTCCTGATGTCGATCAGCGACGGCTCGTCCATGGCGGTCCTCGCGGCCCGCAGTTGCGACGTCGGCCAGGTCGGCTACGAGATGGCGCTCCTGGTGGAGCGGGTCGGTGCCGCCCTCTCGCCGCG